The Pseudogulbenkiania sp. MAI-1 sequence GAAAATCAAAGGCTCCAGCTTGCCTGTCGCGGCAAAGAAATAGCCGACCTGAACGTGGTTCGCCCTCAGATCCGCAGGGGAGGCAGGGGCGCCCATTCGCTCCAGATAAGATGGCGAGGCGCACGTCACATACGGAAGTTCGAAGACTCGGCGTGCGATCATCGTCGAATCGCGCAGCTCACCGGCACGGATAGCACAGTCCACTCCCTCGCCGACGATATTTACGGTCCGATCGCTGATCCCCAAAGCCAAGGTCACGTCGGGATACTCGCGATGAAAATCCGGCAATGCCGGTATGAGCAGGCGATTGGCGAATAATGCCGGCGCGTCGACCCTCAGGTGTCCGCGCGGCTTGAGCTTTTTACCGCGTACTGCATTGTCCGCCATGTCGACTTCTGCCACTAGGCGCACTGCGTGGCTGTAGTATTCCGACCCTTCCGCCGTTGTGGTGACCGTGCGCGTGGTCCGATGCATCAGCTTGATGCCGAGGTGGGCTTCGAGATCGGTGACCAACTTGCTCACTGTCGAGCGCGGCAGCGCCAGCTGGTCTGCAGCTCGGCTGAACGATTCTGTCTCTACAACACGTACGAAAGCCCGCATCGCCAAAAGCTGGTTCACCGCTGGCCACCTTTCCCTGCAAGAACACGCCCATACAATTATCCATATTGATGGATAAAGTTGGCAAATTTGTCGGCTTTTTCTTCGTGTTGTCGCACTGCAAAATCTGCTGAACCGACAAACGGAGCAATCAGCATGAAAGCAGTTGTGACAAAGACATTCGGAAATCCTCCGGAGATGACCGTCGAGGAGCGCCCCAAACCCACATTCAAAAAGGGTTTCTCCCTGGTTCGGATGCACTCCGCAACAATCAATCCATTCTCCAACTTCTTGCGTCGGGGCGAACTGGGTACTGCGCAGGCTCCGCTCGTCCTGGGCAACGAAGGCTCGGGTATGGTTGAGGAAAGTGGCCGATTCAAGTCGGGTACGCGGGTCGCCATCTTCGGCGGCGGTACACTTGGCGTTACGCAAGATGGCCTTTTTCAGCAATGGGCCCTGGTCGAGGACAAGAGGCTTGTGGAACTCCCCGATACGCTCGATTGGGACGAGGGTGCGGCCCTGACGGTGAATTACCTCACCGCTCTCGGGGCCCTCAAGAGATCAGCGAAATTGCAGAGCGGTCAGACGGTTCTGGTATCCGGCGCCACAGGGGGGGTCGGGCATGCGCTCATGGAGGCGACGCAGGCCCTCGGCGGCCATCCCATTGCGCTGGTGTCTTCGCCCGAAAAGGCGCTGCGGGCAAAAGAGGCCGGAGCCGAATCGGTGATCGATCTGTCCGCGGAGAATCTGGTCGAGGCGGTGCAGCGGCTCACCGACGGCCGGGGAGCGGACATTGCCATGGATCCCGTCGGCGGCCGGCTTGCCGGGCAGATGCTGCGCGCATTGGCGCACCGGGGACGCTTGGTTTCCATCGGTTTCACCGCCGGGAAAGAAGCCCAGATCGATCTCGTGAATGTCGTCGTCCACGAGAAATCCGCGGTCGGCTTCAGTGTGAATTTCGACTCGGATGAAGACTTGGCATCGGCCCTAGACGAGCTCGCCGCCCTCACTGCGAAGGGGCTGCTGAAGCCGGTTATCGACAGCGCCTATGCCATCGAGGACTTCGAACGGGGATACAGCCGACTGACCTCAAGGCAGGCGGTCGGCTCGGTGATTCTTCATCTCTAACCATTCGCATGAAGATGCCGTCTTCCGGCGGCTAACCAAAGATTACGACAGGACACAACATGACCACTCTGCTTGAACCCTACCAGCTTGCCGACCTCACCCTGCCGAACCGGGTCGTCATGGCCCCGATGACCCGCTCGCGGTCCCAGAACCATGCGCCGAACGAGAGCACGGCGACCTATTACGCACAACGCGCTTCCGCTGGTCTCATCATCGCCGAAGGCGCGCCGATTTCACTTCAAGGACGGGGATATCTCTGGACTCCCGGCATCTACACGCAAGAGCAGCTGGATGGCTGGCGCAAGGTGACGGATGCGGTCCATCAGGCTGGCGGCAGGATTTTCGTCCAGCTCTGGCACACCGGCCGAATGTCTCATGTCACCTTGCAGGAGAACGGGCAAGCGCCGGTCTCGTCTGTCGACACGCAGGTGGTGAACTGGCCTGTTTTCGCTTATGATGAGGCGGGCAATCCCGGCCAGGTCCCTGCCAGTCCGGCCAGGCGGCTGAGCGTGGAGGAGATCCACCGCATCACGGAAGATTTCGTCCGCGCCGCCAGCAATGCCATGGCCGCTGGTTTCGACGGCATCGAATTGCATTCGGCCGGAGCCTATCTGCTGGACCAGTTCATCAATGGCGGCATCAATACCCGCGATGACGAGTATGGCGGAGAAAGCATCCAGAACCGCCTGCGCTTCGTGCTGGAAACGGTGGATGCCGTGTCCCAGGCCATCGGCAGCAAGCGGGTTGCCATTCGCATTTCGCCCGAGGCGCGCATCCACGATGGCCCCGCCTATCCGAGCGAGCGTGAGACCTTCCTGACCTTGGCCGAGGAGCTGTCGAAACGGAGCCTCGCCTACCTTCATATCAATGACATGGGCGTCAGCTCCGAGCTGCTGGCGGGTATCCGCCGCGTCTATCGCGGTACATTGATGATCGCCGGCGAGTACACGCAGGAAAAAGCTCAAAAAGCCATTGAATCCGGAGTCGTAGATCTGGTGGCCTTCGGGCGGCCCTATATCGCGAACCCGGATCTTGTGGAGCGCTTCCGCAACGGCTGGCCATTGGCGGTTGCGGAGCACGCCGTCTTTTACGGCGGAGATGACCGTGGCTACACGGACTTCCCGCCTTATATCCAGTCCTGATTGGCCGTGCGCGGACAAGGTATTGCATCGCAAATGCGTCCTTGTCCGCGCTGTTTTGCATCGCCCAAAGCCAATCGACATCAGTGAGTGCTGGCCCTCTTCGCTGGGGCCGACCCGGTCCAGCACTTCAGCGTGACAGGTTCAATCCGGCACCGGCAGGCGGCTGGAAGATTTGACCTCCCGCAGCGCGAGGCTCGATTGGATCGAGTGGATGCCAGGAATCTTGCGTAGCACGTTCTCGACGAAATCGCTGTAGCCATCCAGATTTTCCGCCACCACCTGCAGCAGGTAATCGGCCGCCCCCGTGATCT is a genomic window containing:
- a CDS encoding LysR family transcriptional regulator, whose translation is MNQLLAMRAFVRVVETESFSRAADQLALPRSTVSKLVTDLEAHLGIKLMHRTTRTVTTTAEGSEYYSHAVRLVAEVDMADNAVRGKKLKPRGHLRVDAPALFANRLLIPALPDFHREYPDVTLALGISDRTVNIVGEGVDCAIRAGELRDSTMIARRVFELPYVTCASPSYLERMGAPASPADLRANHVQVGYFFAATGKLEPLIFDKGVDRFEIDECEFSANEGNGHIEMMLAGLGVGQTLRRFVQPYLDSGELVAVLDDWTRPAIPFHIVYPPNRHQSARLKVFVDWILGRFEEERLQA
- a CDS encoding zinc-binding dehydrogenase, with product MKAVVTKTFGNPPEMTVEERPKPTFKKGFSLVRMHSATINPFSNFLRRGELGTAQAPLVLGNEGSGMVEESGRFKSGTRVAIFGGGTLGVTQDGLFQQWALVEDKRLVELPDTLDWDEGAALTVNYLTALGALKRSAKLQSGQTVLVSGATGGVGHALMEATQALGGHPIALVSSPEKALRAKEAGAESVIDLSAENLVEAVQRLTDGRGADIAMDPVGGRLAGQMLRALAHRGRLVSIGFTAGKEAQIDLVNVVVHEKSAVGFSVNFDSDEDLASALDELAALTAKGLLKPVIDSAYAIEDFERGYSRLTSRQAVGSVILHL
- a CDS encoding alkene reductase, translating into MTTLLEPYQLADLTLPNRVVMAPMTRSRSQNHAPNESTATYYAQRASAGLIIAEGAPISLQGRGYLWTPGIYTQEQLDGWRKVTDAVHQAGGRIFVQLWHTGRMSHVTLQENGQAPVSSVDTQVVNWPVFAYDEAGNPGQVPASPARRLSVEEIHRITEDFVRAASNAMAAGFDGIELHSAGAYLLDQFINGGINTRDDEYGGESIQNRLRFVLETVDAVSQAIGSKRVAIRISPEARIHDGPAYPSERETFLTLAEELSKRSLAYLHINDMGVSSELLAGIRRVYRGTLMIAGEYTQEKAQKAIESGVVDLVAFGRPYIANPDLVERFRNGWPLAVAEHAVFYGGDDRGYTDFPPYIQS